The following is a genomic window from Cryptococcus neoformans var. neoformans B-3501A chromosome 12, whole genome shotgun sequence.
NNNNNNNNNNNNNNNNNNNNNNNNNNNNNNNNNNNNNNNNNNNNNNNNNNNNNNNNNNNNNNNNNNNNNNNNNNNNNNNNNNNNNNNNNNNNNNNNNNNNNNNNNNNNNNNNNNNNNNNNNNNNNNNNNNNNNNNNNNNNNNNNNNNNNNNNNNNNNNNNNNNNNNNNNNNNNNNNNNNNNNNNNNNNNNNNNNNNNNNNNNNNNNNNNNNNNNNNNNNNNNNNNNNNNNNNNNNNNNNNNNNNNNNNNNNNNNNNNNNNNNNNNNNNNNNNNNNNNNNNNNNNNNNNNNNNNNNNNNNNNNNNNNNNNNNNNNNNNNNNNNNNNNNNNNNNNNNNNNNNNNNNNNNNNNNNNNNNNNNNNNNNNNNNNNNNNNNNNNNNNNNNNNNNNNNNNNNNNNNNNNNNNNNNNNNNNNNNNNNNNNNNNNNNNNNNNNNNNNNNNNNNNNNNNNNNNNNNNNNNNNNNNNNNNNNNNNNNNNNNNNNNNNNNNNNNNNNNNNNNNNNNNNNNNNNNNNNNNNNNNNNNNNNNNNNNNNNNNNNNNNNNNNNNNNNNNNNNNNNNNNNNNNNNNNNNNNNNNNNNNNNNNNNNNNNNNNNNNNNNNNNNNNNNNNNNNNNNNNNNNNNNNNNNNNNNNNNNNNNNNNNNNNNNNNNNNNNNNNNNNNNNNNNNNNNNNNNNNNNNNNNNNNNNNNNNNNNNNNNNNNNNNNNNNNNNNNNNNNNNNNNNNNNNNNNNNNNNNNNNNNNNNNNNNNNNNNNNNNNNNNNNNNNNNNNNNNNNNNNNNNNNNNNNNNNNNNNNNNNNNNNNNNNNNNNNNNNNNNNNNNNNNNNNNNNNNNNNNNNNNNNNNNNNNNNNNNNNNNNNNNNNNNNNNNNNNNNNNNNNNNNNNNNNNNNNNNNNNNNNNNNNNNNNNNNNNNNNNNNNNNNNNNNNNNNNNNNNNNNNNNNNNNNNNNNNNNNNNNNNNNNNNNNNNNNNNNNNNNNNNNNNNNNNNNNNNNNNNNNNNNNNNNNNNNNNNNNNNNNNNNNNNNNNNNNNNNNNNNNNNNNNNNNNNNNNNNNNNNNNNNNNNNNNNNNNNNNNNNNNNNNNNNNNNNNNNNNNNNNNNNNNNNNNNNNNNNNNNNNNNNNNNNNNNNNNNNNNNNNNNNNNNNNNNNNNNNNNNNNNNNNNNNNNNNNNNNNNNNNNNNNNNNNNNNNNNNNNNNNNNNNNNNNNNNNNNNNNNNNNNNNNNNNNNNNNNNNNNNNNNNNNNNNNNNNNNNNNNNNNNNNNNNNNNNNNNNNNNNNNNNNNNNNNNNNNNNNNNNNNNNNNNNNNNNNNNNNNNNNNNNNNNNNNNNNNNNNNNNNNNNNNNNNNNNNNNNNNNNNNNNNNNNNNNNNNNNNNNNNNNNNNNNNNNNNNNNNNNNNNNNNNNNNNNNNNNNNNNNNNNNNNNNNNNNNNNNNNNNNNNNNNNNNNNNNNNNNNNNNNNNNNNNNNNNNNNNNNNNNNNNNNNNNNNNNNNNNNNNNNNNNNNNNNNNNNNNNNNNNNNNNNNNNNNNNNNNNNNNNNNNNNNNNNNNNNNNNNNNNNNNNNNNNNNNNNNNNNNNNNNNNNNNNNNNNNNNNNNNNNNNNNNNNNNNNNNNNNNNNNNNNNNNNNNNNNNNNNNNNNNNNNNNNNNNNNNNNNNNNNNNNNNNNNNNNNNNNNNNNNNNNNNNNNNNNNNNNNNNNNNNNNNNNNNNNNNNNNNNNNNNNNNNNNNNNNNNNNNNNNNNNNNNNNNNNNNNNNNNNNNNNNNNNNNNNNNNNNNNNNNNNNNNNNNNNNNNNNNNNNNNNNNNNNNNNNNNNNNNNNNNNNNNNNNNNNNNNNNNNNNNNNNNNNNNNNNNNNNNNNNNNNNNNNNNNNNNNNNNNNNNNNNNNNNNNNNNNNNNNNNNNNNNNNNNNNNNNNNNNNNNNNNNNNNNNNNNNNNNNNNNNNNNNNNNNNNNNNNNNNNNNNNNNNNNNNNNNNNNNNNNNNNNNNNNNNNNNNNNNNNNNNNNNNNNNNNNNNNNNNNNNNNNNNNNNNNNNNNNNNNNNNNNNNNNNNNNNNNNNNNNNNNNNNNNNNNNNNNNNNNNNNNNNNNNNNNNNNNNNNNNNNNNNNNNNNNNNNNNNNNNNNNNNNNNNNNNNNNNNNNNNNNNNNNNNNNNNNNNNNNNNNNNNNNNNNNNNNNNNNNNNNNNNNNNNNNNNNNNNNNNNNNNNNNNNNNNNNNNNNNNNNNNNNNNNNNNNNNNNNNNNNNNNNNNNNNNNNNNNNNNNNNNNNNNNNNNNNNNNNNNNNNNNNNNNNNNNNNNNNNNNNNNNNNNNNNNNNNNNNNNNNNNNNNNNNNNNNNNNNNNNNNNNNNNNNNNNNNNNNNNNNNNNNNNNNNNNNNNNNNNNNNNNNNNNNNNNNNNNNNNNNNNNNNNNNNNNNNNNNNNNNNNNNNNNNNNNNNNNNNNNNNNNNNNNNNNNNNNNNNNNNNNNNNNNNNNNNNNNNNNNNNNNNNNNNNNNNNNNNNNNNNNNNNNNNNNNNNNNNNNNNNNNNNNNNNNNNNNNNNNNNNNNNNNNNNNNNNNNNNNNNNNNNNNNNNNNNNNNNNNNNNNNNNNNNNNNNNNNNNNNNNNNNNNNNNNNNNNNNNNNNNNNNNNNNNNNNNNNNNNNNNNNNNNNNNNNNNNNNNNNNNNNNNNNNNNNNNNNNNNNNNNNNNNNNNNNNNNNNNNNNNNNNNNNNNNNNNNNNNNNNNNNNNNNNNNNNNNNNNNNNNNNNNNNNNNNNNNNNNNNNNNNNNNNNNNNNNNNNNNNNNNNNNNNNNNNNNNNNNNNNNNNNNNNNNNNNNNNNNNNNNNNNNNNNNNNNNNNNNNNNNNNNNNNNNNNNNNNNNNNNNNNNNNNNNNNNNNNNNNNNNNNNNNNNNNNNNNNNNNNNNNNNNNNNNNNNNNNNNNNNNNNNNNNNNNNNNNNNNNNNNNNNNNNNNNNNNNNNNNNNNNNNNNNNNNNNNNNNNNNNNNNNNNNNNNNNNNNNNNNNNNNNNNNNNNNNNNNNNNNNNNNNNNNNNNNNNNNNNNNNNNNNNNNNNNNNNNNNNNNNNNNNNNNNNNNNNNNNNNNNNNNNNNNNNNNNNNNNNNNNNNNNNNNNNNNNNNNNNNNNNNNNNNNNNNNNNNNNNNNNNNNNNNNNNNNNNNNNNNNNNNNNNNNNNNNNNNNNNNNNNNNNNNNNNNNNNNNNNNNNNNNNNNNNNNNNNNNNNNNNNNNNNNNNNNNNNNNNNNNNNNNNNNNNNNNNNNNNNNNNNNNNNNNNNNNNNNNNNNNNNNNNNNNNNNNNNNNNNNNNNNNNNNNNNNNNNNNNNNNNNNNNNNNNNNNNNNNNNNNNNNNNNNNNNNNNNNNNNNNNNNNNNNNNNNNNNNNNNNNNNNNNNNNNNNNNNNTTGGTGCAGATAGAGGCAAGCGAAACAAACCCATTAGCTACTGGATTTAAATCCCAATAAGAGCTCAAAATAAGCCGTACTAGCTGCTCAAAATAACCAcagcaagaagctcgaaACGAGCTTGTAATTGTTCTTGAAATGAGCCGGAAATTAAGCCACCTTGAGGCTCATTATAAGCACCATATAGGGTCAAATCGAGCCAGTAAATCGAGTTGATTGGATCACTTTTCACTTAAAACAAGCTGGTGTGAATTTGGCTTGAAACAAGCCGGGTCCCATAGTGtatctcattgcttagttaaactacggttttccatctcatctccaagGCCAGACCTTATTGGGGACAAGTCATAACAGAGAGGGTGCCTGAGGTCTTCAACAGCTGGTGGTATGTGCTGAACATAACATCTGGCCGTTGGTGTCATATTAGTTATGTTGCCATATGTAAAgcagtagtagtagtataTAGTAGTGCATGATGCATTCAGATCAAGTCAAAACAAACTGAATCAAGCTAGCTGTGGCGACCAATTGTAACAAATCATATTCAAGATGATTTCAACTCGAAACTAGGCTTGAAATAAATCGGTGCAGAGCTTGAAACAAATTGTTTTTCAGGTTGCCAAAAGGTTTGTTACAATACATTCACAGTATTGTTTTAATTCAGTATCAGCAGTTTGTTTCTGGATCCTTCGATTTGATTCAATACATTCGCCGTATTATTTCTATTTGTTGGGTCAGATTTATCGATTTGATTTAATCTTTGGGGTGGTATTATCGATTTGATTTAATCTTACAGGATATTACAGTGTGGTGAATTAAATCAAACTGTTCCATGCCTCATAGTGTCAGTGTAGACATGAATGGTTTCTTTGACACCTTCAAAGTAATGTCACCATTCTTTGAATGCTGAAACAATTGCTAACATTTCTTTGTCATGAATAGGATAGTTTAACTCAGCAGGCAACATTTTgtgagaaagagaagaaagcaacTGGttcgagtttcttgtcgatTTCATGTGATAAGATACCTGTGATGGCATAGTCAGAGGCGTTGGttttgaggatgagttgCTTGGTTGGGTCGTAATGACATAGGAGATTAACAGAGGTGAAGCTCCTTTTGAGTGCTTCGAAAGATGTTCATGAGGTTCTTCCCATACAAAGTGTAAGtccttctttgtcaagTCGATAAGAGGTTTGGCAATACTAGAGTAGTTCTTGATGAACTTTCAGTAGAAGTTACAGAACCCAAGGAAGGATTGAGTATCACAGAGGTTGCGAGGTGTCAGCCATTCCATGATAAACTTCACTTTCTTGGTATCCATTGATAGACCTTGATCACTGACAATGAAACCTAGGAACTCGACTGAGGTTTGATGGAACTCGCACTTTGAAGCTTTGGCATATAAATGGGTTTGGCAGAGGTGATCTAGGTCTTGTATGACATGTGACTGGTGAGTCTCCAAGTCTGGGCtgtagatgaggatgtcATCGAGGTAGATAATGACAAATATGTCTAGCATGTCATGGAAGTTGTGGTTCATGAGATGTTGGAAAGATGCAGGGGCATTGGTGAGGCCAAACGGCATTACCAAATATTCGGAATGCCCATAGCAAGTACAGAAAGCTgttttccatcctttgccTGCCTTAATGCGAAGTAAATTGTAGACTCCCTGTAGGTCGATTTTAGTGAATACTTTGGCTGATTTGAGTCGATCTAGGAGCTCGGCAATCAATGGTAGAGGGTAGCGATTCTTGATGGTGACCTTGTTGATTCCCAGTAATCGATACACATCCTAAGCGACCtgtctttcttcttgacaAAGAGTATGGGCACCCCAGCTGGTGATTCGGACGGTTGGATAAAACCTTTTTTAAgattctcatcaaggtaTTCATGGAGAGCTTCAAGTTCTTTTTTGGAGAGATTGTATATGGGACCAAAAGGTGggttctttccttctttgagAGGGATATGATGGTCAAAGGACCTATGTTCTGGGAGTGTATCGGCgcttttcttgtcgaaTAAATCTAGATATTGATGGTATTCTTTAGGTACTATTTTGGCATCGGTGTTTTCTTCTGGAGGTTTGTCATTGGTAATGACCATGGCTAAGTTTGTTGGCACTCATCAACTGTAATACAGGTGGGTGTATGGAAAGTGTTTCCCAGCTGATGGATGGATTGTGCTCTTGTAACCAGGTTATACCTAAAAGAATAGGGTAGGAGCCGATGTCAGTTATGAGGAGTCGAAGTCAGGTATGTCCAAATGGTTTCTGGAAATTAATCATGATgttgacttcttcttcgatcaTAGTTCACTGGCCAGCAGCATTGAACAGGTATAATGGGTTGCCTCTTCTAATTTTGTCATTTTGAAGTTAAAGGTCTGGATGAATCTTCTGTCGATGaagttggtggaggcacTGGAATCGATTAAAGCTGGATAAACATTGTTGCGAAGAATGAGGAAATCGATTGTGAGTTGGCTTTTGTTGTTTCTATTATTATATCTgagagtttgaaaaaaTTTGCAGGAGTCTGTGTTGGCTGGTTTGGCAGttcgctcttcttcccagctaccttcttcgacatTGGCAGACAAGAGCATATCTAGTTTTTTGAAGGGAGAGTAGTATTGGATTGTTGCGAGGGGACCACTGGGCACTTGGCGACTTGATGGTTTTTGTCAGCACAATAGAGGCAGAGGTTATGATCCTTTCGCCTCTGGTATTCTTCTGGAGTCAGACGTCCATGTCTGGTTATTATCCTAGCTGAGCTTGGGACAAATGCAGCCCTTAGGTTGACCACTGGTGTCACCTCTTTATTGAAGATGGTGTTGGTAGTGGTAGACCTTATCGGTGTGCCATTTGCTGCAGAGAAATGCCTGAAGTTGTTGGGGTGGGTTTATTGTAAGAGGTGTGGGTGTAGTCACTTCGGATAGCGTTGAAAGGCGCCTTTGGTTGCTGGTCTCGCTTTGCTAATACCCATTCATACCGATGACTGTCAATGCAGATTGCCATGTCTTGGAGGTTTTTGAAGGACTTGGCTTTGGGTAGTCTGATGAGTTTATCTTTGATGTCATCCTTCAAGCCCTTGTCGAAacaagccttcttcgcttcgtCATTCCACTGAACCAAGGTGGCATAACACATAAAGGTTGTGAGGTATGAGGATACAGAACCTTGCTGATGAACAGTGTGCATGTTTAGTTGTCATTCTGCTGTCTGTTCCTTGTCTGGATCCCTGAAGCTCTTCCTTAATTCAGCACAAAATTTCTTGAAGTCCAGCATAAACTTGGGCTGGGGATCAATGGTTACGAAGGGTTGGAACCATAAGAATGGGGTGTCTCGGAGGAAAGATCCAGCGTATAGGACTTTGGAGGTCTTGGTAGGGAAAcgagaaggttggaggGTAATCACCATTGTCACTTGAGTGATAAAGGTTGAGAGCTTGGCATACTGCCCATGGTAGTACTTGGGTTGGGATACCTTCGGTTTTTGAGGTCGACTGGAGGGTACTGAGGTGCATTGTCGGCTGTATTCCCTTTTAACTTCTGGGTGTGGTGTCTGCGCTGACAAATTGCGGCTTGATCTaggttcttcgtcttcttcatccaattcTTGTTCATTTTCACCCTCATTATCTTCACTATTATCAAACATCTGTTGTTCAATTttgctctcttccaacttatgcaccaactcttccttctgttgCTCAAGTCTTGCAATATGGTTGCGCATCATCTCGagttgggtttgggtgtcGCTTGATGTGTTGTCGGTGGTAAATGGATCGGATTGAGGATTGGTGTTGAATGAACCCATGGGATTGTTGTCATCATCGAGAGTATGTTCTatttccttgcctttttcgacCTTTTCCACAGCTTGACCGCTATGAGTGGATGGACCTGACATAGGATATGGTATATGAAGTTATATGAGGTTATAGGTGGCtgaggttgttgttggtgaAGTTGTATAAGGGTATTATACGTATGTGTCGAAGGTAAAGGTACTTGAAGTCTATAACAACCAACCACAAGTGTagaagatcaatatttacTGTTATGACTcatccccaacaaggtccggccttggagacaagatggaaagctgtagtttaactaagcGATGAGATATGTAagatatacctcttgacacttgtctgttggcaTATGGTATAGGTGAAAGTATATgtgcttgggaagatcaggcaagtTTATATACTAGTGAGGTAAGTTTAAGTCGAAGGTGGTTCCAGGTAAGGCGAGAGCGACGAGCAatgggagctcgaggacctttcaCAAAGTAACTTAcgaaatattgatcttcgaggggaagaagatcaagatcaaggatagaactcccctttatatacttctacagaaatctatttatatctCTCGAGGTCCAGCTAAGAGTCCAGTTCTTCTATCGGAGGTCCAGTTCTATTTTcggaggtccagctggactTTCTTATCTGAAGCGCATTATGACTTCCTATGATCTCTTCTACTTCATGCAGGCTCAATGACAATATGTATGCATTAAAACTGATTGCTACAATTATTTCTAGATACTGTTTTGAGATGGGATGGGACCTTGACCCAAAAAACCATTGG
Proteins encoded in this region:
- a CDS encoding hypothetical protein (HMMPfam hit to RVT, Reverse transcriptase (RNA-dependent DNA polymerase), score: 56.0, E(): 9.9e-14); translation: MVITNDKPPEENTDAKIVPKEYHQYLDLFDKKSADTLPEHRSFDHHIPLKEGKNPPFGPIYNLSKKELEALHEYLDENLKKGFIQPSESPAGVPILFVTIKNRYPLPLIAELLDRLKSAKVFTKIDLQGVYNLLRIKAGKGWKTAFCTCYGHSEYLVMPFGLTNAPASFQHLMNHNFHDMLDIFVIIYLDDILIYSPDLETHQSHVIQDLDHLCQTHLYAKASKCEFHQTSVEFLGFIVSDQGLSMDTKKNYSSIAKPLIDLTKKDLHFVWEEPHEHLSKHSKGASPLLISYVITTQPSNSSSKPTPLTMPSQVSYHMKSTRNSNQLLSSLSHKMLPAELNYPIHDKEMLAIVSAFKEW